In Rouxiella sp. WC2420, the following proteins share a genomic window:
- a CDS encoding glycoside hydrolase family 1 protein has translation MSQQFPKNFLWGGAVAANQVEGAYLTDGKGLSTSDVQPKGIFGGVVERVAGDSGIKDVAIDFYHRYPEDMQLFAEMGFSCLRTSIAWTRIFPQGDELEPNEAGLAFYDRLFDEMAKYNITPLVTLSHYEMPYGLVKKHGGWGSRKTIEFFERYARTVFQRYQHKVKYWLTFNEINMSLHAPLTGVGLPEDSSKQQVYQAIHHQLVASAKAVKACHEIIPDAKIGNMLLGGLLYPLTTKPQDVMETLQQNREWLFFGDVQVRGSYPAYMKRYFADRGIEINVTSEDKAALKSTIDFISFSYYMTGCVTTDEELNQKARGNILSMVPNPHLASSDWGWQIDPQGIRILMNELYDRYQIPLFIVENGLGAFDKPDADGTINDDYRIAYLNDHLVQIGEAIADGVEVLGYTSWGPIDLVSASKAEFSKRYGFIYVDRDDQGNGTLERRRKKSFYWYKSVIESNGAALKR, from the coding sequence ATGAGCCAACAGTTTCCGAAAAATTTCTTATGGGGTGGTGCAGTTGCCGCTAACCAGGTTGAAGGTGCTTATCTGACCGACGGTAAGGGATTGTCGACCTCAGACGTGCAGCCGAAAGGTATTTTCGGCGGCGTAGTCGAGCGAGTTGCCGGAGATAGCGGCATTAAAGACGTTGCAATCGATTTTTATCATCGTTATCCAGAAGATATGCAACTTTTTGCCGAAATGGGCTTTAGCTGCCTACGCACCTCTATTGCCTGGACGCGTATTTTTCCACAAGGCGATGAACTGGAGCCTAACGAGGCGGGGCTGGCATTTTATGACCGCCTGTTTGATGAAATGGCGAAATATAACATCACGCCGTTGGTGACGCTGTCGCACTATGAGATGCCTTACGGGCTGGTAAAAAAACACGGCGGTTGGGGCAGCCGCAAGACTATCGAATTCTTTGAACGCTATGCCCGGACGGTATTCCAGCGTTATCAGCACAAGGTAAAATACTGGCTGACCTTTAATGAAATAAATATGTCATTACATGCGCCGCTGACTGGAGTCGGCCTGCCTGAAGACAGCAGCAAACAGCAAGTTTATCAGGCAATTCACCATCAGTTGGTAGCCAGTGCCAAGGCGGTCAAAGCCTGTCACGAGATTATTCCTGACGCTAAAATCGGCAATATGCTGTTGGGTGGTTTGCTATATCCGCTGACGACTAAGCCGCAAGACGTAATGGAAACCCTGCAACAAAATCGCGAATGGCTGTTCTTTGGCGACGTGCAGGTGCGCGGCAGTTATCCGGCCTATATGAAACGTTACTTCGCCGATCGTGGCATCGAGATTAATGTCACCAGTGAAGACAAGGCGGCGCTGAAATCGACTATCGACTTTATTTCCTTCAGTTACTACATGACGGGTTGCGTCACGACTGATGAAGAACTTAATCAGAAAGCGCGCGGCAATATTCTTTCTATGGTGCCAAATCCTCATCTGGCGAGTTCTGACTGGGGCTGGCAGATTGATCCACAGGGGATTCGTATTCTGATGAACGAGCTTTATGATCGCTATCAGATCCCGCTATTTATCGTGGAAAACGGTTTGGGGGCCTTCGACAAACCTGATGCCGACGGCACGATTAACGACGATTATCGTATTGCCTATTTGAACGACCACCTGGTGCAGATTGGTGAAGCGATTGCTGACGGGGTTGAAGTGCTGGGTTATACCAGTTGGGGGCCAATCGATCTGGTTAGTGCTTCGAAAGCAGAATTCTCCAAACGATACGGCTTTATTTATGTCGATCGCGATGATCAGGGCAACGGTACCCTTGAGCGTCGACGTAAAAAAAGCTTCTATTGGTATAAAAGCGTCATTGAAAGCAATGGCGCTGCGCTAAAACGCTAA
- a CDS encoding aspartate/glutamate racemase family protein: MTEKLLQQETKARVALIRVVTSEDQSFLDIHQQLIIAEQPELAMTTYCLADQYDGIHDAKTLELAVPKLVALGLELQKNYDILLVSCASDPAVKQLRQLLSIPVVGAGQACCEQALTVSQSVGAIGIEPRAPAIFYEVLHDRLRTYRQPKGVNNTHDIHTEDGKAAIIEAVLACEKDGAKVIALACTGMATTDVAALVAPYTSIAIINPVLAAGLAVKKLLKR, encoded by the coding sequence ATGACAGAAAAATTACTCCAACAAGAAACCAAGGCGCGCGTGGCATTAATTCGCGTTGTGACCTCTGAGGACCAGAGTTTTCTGGATATTCATCAACAGCTGATTATTGCTGAACAGCCTGAATTGGCGATGACAACTTATTGCCTTGCGGATCAATATGATGGCATTCACGATGCCAAAACATTAGAGCTGGCAGTGCCTAAGCTGGTTGCTCTGGGACTTGAGCTGCAAAAAAACTACGATATTCTGCTGGTAAGCTGCGCCTCGGATCCGGCGGTTAAACAGCTGCGCCAACTGCTGAGCATACCGGTCGTCGGGGCCGGACAAGCCTGTTGTGAGCAAGCGCTAACTGTTAGCCAAAGTGTCGGGGCAATTGGTATCGAACCTCGAGCACCGGCAATATTCTACGAAGTTCTGCATGACCGGCTGCGCACCTATCGCCAGCCAAAGGGCGTGAACAATACGCACGATATCCATACCGAGGATGGCAAAGCGGCTATTATCGAAGCGGTACTGGCCTGTGAGAAAGATGGGGCAAAAGTCATTGCTTTAGCTTGTACCGGCATGGCGACAACGGATGTGGCGGCGCTGGTGGCTCCTTATACTTCTATAGCGATAATAAACCCGGTGCTTGCTGCAGGACTGGCAGTAAAAAAATTGCTTAAGCGTTGA
- a CDS encoding HAAAP family serine/threonine permease has protein sequence MSNSQVDVLATENTDETGAWRKTDTTWMLGLYGTAIGAGVLFLPINAGIGGLIPLIIMVILAFPMTFYAHRGLTRFVLSGKNAGQNITDVVEEHFGITAGKLITLLYFFAIFPILLVYSVAITNTVESFITHQMHLPAPPRAILALVLILALMTLVHFGEHLIVKTMSVLVYPFVVVLMALALYLIPHWNASIFEHAPAATGGTGNGMLMTLWLVIPVMVFSFNHSPIISSFAVAKRKEYGDDAEKKCSKILTFSTLMMVVTVMFFVFSCVLSLSPADLMEAKNQNISILSYLANHFQTPVIAYIAPVIAFIAITKSFLGHYLGAREGFNGIVSQSLRSRGKNISLPKMNRITAVFMLVSTWAISTLNPSILGMIETLGGPIIAMLLFLMPMYAIRKVPAMRKYSGHISNGFIVIVGLVAMSAIVYSLFG, from the coding sequence ATGAGTAATTCTCAAGTTGACGTACTTGCCACGGAAAATACCGACGAAACAGGTGCATGGCGCAAAACGGATACCACATGGATGCTGGGACTGTACGGAACGGCAATAGGCGCGGGCGTGCTGTTTTTGCCAATTAATGCTGGGATTGGTGGACTTATCCCGCTGATTATCATGGTTATTCTTGCATTCCCCATGACATTTTATGCCCACCGTGGACTAACACGCTTCGTATTGTCCGGGAAGAATGCAGGGCAGAATATTACCGACGTTGTAGAAGAACATTTCGGTATTACCGCAGGTAAACTAATTACCTTGCTCTATTTCTTCGCTATTTTCCCGATATTATTGGTTTATAGCGTAGCTATTACCAACACTGTCGAAAGTTTCATCACCCATCAAATGCATCTGCCTGCTCCACCGCGAGCGATATTAGCGCTAGTGCTGATTCTGGCATTAATGACACTGGTTCACTTTGGTGAGCACCTTATTGTTAAAACAATGAGTGTTCTTGTTTATCCATTTGTTGTTGTGCTGATGGCGTTAGCGCTTTACCTTATTCCGCACTGGAATGCCTCTATTTTTGAGCACGCTCCAGCGGCAACTGGAGGTACTGGTAATGGCATGCTGATGACCCTGTGGCTGGTTATTCCAGTGATGGTTTTCTCGTTTAACCATTCGCCAATTATCTCATCATTTGCCGTCGCAAAACGTAAAGAATATGGCGACGATGCCGAGAAAAAATGCTCTAAAATCCTGACCTTCAGTACTTTGATGATGGTTGTAACGGTGATGTTCTTCGTGTTCAGCTGCGTGCTGAGCCTCTCCCCGGCGGACCTGATGGAGGCCAAAAATCAGAACATCTCGATTCTGTCCTATCTGGCCAACCATTTCCAAACACCGGTAATTGCCTATATCGCGCCAGTGATTGCCTTTATCGCCATTACCAAGTCGTTTCTGGGTCATTACCTGGGTGCTCGCGAAGGTTTTAACGGTATCGTGAGCCAATCGCTGCGCAGCCGTGGCAAAAACATTTCTCTGCCGAAAATGAACCGCATAACCGCAGTATTTATGCTGGTTTCGACCTGGGCCATCTCTACCTTGAATCCAAGCATTTTAGGAATGATTGAAACCCTGGGCGGCCCAATTATCGCCATGTTGCTTTTCCTCATGCCGATGTATGCAATTCGCAAAGTTCCGGCAATGAGAAAATACAGCGGCCATATCAGCAACGGTTTCATTGTTATTGTGGGTTTAGTTGCGATGTCGGCAATTGTTTATAGCCTGTTCGGCTGA
- a CDS encoding MFS transporter, translated as MSDKSGLKKAAVQQSAAIPNHNRTRWFTLFGTIITMFALGSVYTWSLFNGQLSAKLDEPISRVAFSFGLLSLGLAVASSVAGKLQERFGVKKVTIASGILMAVGFFLTAHSTNLVMLYLSAGVLVGLADGAGYLMSLSNCVKWFPERKGVVSACAIGAYGFGSLGFKFICGYLLSIGTLEHTFIIWGLLAMTMVIIGGLMMTDAPKQQARMIDNHQEQPRDFSLAEAIRVPQYWMLALMFLTACMSGLYVIGVAKDIGQGLVHLSAMTAANAVTVIAIANLSGRLVLGVLSDKMARIRVISLAQVISLIGMSIMLFTHMNETSFYVSVACVAFSFGGTITVYPSLVSDFFGLNNLTKNYGLLYLGFGVGSVLGSLIASIFGGFAITFSFITVLLIISLAISATIRLPNKEIEEQNTLQHV; from the coding sequence ATGAGTGATAAATCAGGCCTTAAAAAAGCGGCCGTCCAGCAAAGCGCTGCGATACCCAATCATAATCGCACCCGCTGGTTTACCTTGTTTGGTACCATTATCACCATGTTTGCACTCGGCTCGGTTTATACCTGGAGCCTGTTCAACGGGCAGCTTTCCGCCAAACTCGATGAACCCATCAGCCGCGTTGCCTTCTCATTCGGTTTATTAAGCCTGGGCCTGGCCGTAGCCTCTTCTGTCGCCGGTAAATTACAGGAACGCTTCGGGGTAAAAAAAGTCACCATCGCCTCAGGCATATTGATGGCCGTTGGATTCTTCCTCACCGCCCACTCGACGAATCTCGTCATGCTTTACCTCAGCGCAGGCGTGCTGGTCGGACTGGCCGATGGTGCCGGTTATCTGATGTCCCTTTCGAACTGCGTAAAATGGTTCCCGGAACGCAAAGGCGTAGTTTCAGCCTGTGCCATTGGCGCCTACGGTTTTGGCAGCCTGGGATTTAAGTTTATCTGTGGCTACCTGTTAAGCATCGGCACGCTGGAACATACCTTTATTATCTGGGGTTTGTTAGCGATGACGATGGTGATTATCGGCGGCCTGATGATGACCGACGCACCAAAACAGCAAGCCAGAATGATTGACAATCACCAGGAGCAGCCGCGTGATTTCAGCCTGGCCGAAGCCATTCGCGTCCCACAGTATTGGATGCTGGCGCTGATGTTTTTGACTGCCTGCATGAGCGGACTGTATGTCATTGGGGTGGCCAAAGATATTGGCCAAGGCCTGGTGCATCTCAGCGCGATGACCGCTGCCAACGCCGTTACCGTTATTGCTATCGCCAATCTTAGCGGTCGCCTGGTTCTCGGCGTGCTTTCAGACAAAATGGCGCGTATTCGAGTGATCTCGTTAGCCCAGGTTATCTCTCTGATTGGCATGAGTATTATGCTATTTACTCATATGAATGAAACGTCGTTCTATGTTTCCGTAGCCTGCGTAGCCTTTAGCTTTGGCGGCACGATCACCGTCTATCCTTCACTGGTCAGCGATTTCTTCGGCCTTAACAATCTGACCAAGAACTATGGCCTGCTTTATCTCGGGTTTGGCGTCGGCAGTGTTTTAGGCTCATTGATTGCCTCAATCTTTGGCGGCTTTGCCATAACCTTTAGCTTCATTACCGTGCTATTAATTATCTCACTCGCGATTTCTGCCACGATTCGCCTACCGAATAAAGAAATCGAGGAGCAAAATACGCTCCAACATGTGTAG
- a CDS encoding VOC family protein translates to MSDLVPYLDHVVINVAEGLNLSEQLFRRLGFNLTTRGHHSLGSSNHLAIFNDNYLELLGYEDRNTLQRKDLYQAPLGLNGLVWKTQDAAAVYQQLSQHQLAEAEPKAFFRPVKLNDGTEPNARFQTVPVKASRIPHGRSFFCQHLTPELVWRAEWQTHPNAVSHISEFVISARDIRHAAQVYVDIFGKEHINEIDPQEVALQAGGAKVRFITPEKAQAVFGITLTDDCDEAKMVALSFGTYSLETTRQSLQRGEIHFTEVGGRILAQVGHGLGLTLAFYEN, encoded by the coding sequence ATGTCGGATTTGGTGCCTTATCTTGATCACGTTGTTATAAATGTTGCCGAGGGTCTTAACCTGTCAGAGCAGCTGTTTCGCAGGTTGGGATTTAACCTGACAACTCGCGGCCATCACTCGCTTGGATCGAGCAATCATTTAGCCATCTTCAATGATAATTATCTTGAGTTACTCGGTTATGAAGACCGCAATACGCTACAGCGTAAGGATCTGTATCAGGCGCCGTTGGGGCTTAATGGGCTGGTGTGGAAAACCCAGGACGCCGCTGCTGTGTATCAGCAGCTATCGCAGCATCAGTTGGCCGAAGCCGAACCCAAAGCTTTTTTCCGCCCGGTTAAGCTCAACGATGGCACCGAACCCAACGCGCGATTTCAAACCGTGCCGGTTAAAGCCTCTCGCATCCCGCATGGTCGGAGCTTTTTTTGTCAGCACTTAACGCCTGAACTGGTTTGGCGTGCCGAATGGCAAACCCATCCTAATGCGGTCTCGCATATTAGTGAATTTGTGATTTCTGCCAGAGATATCCGCCATGCTGCACAAGTGTATGTGGACATTTTTGGTAAGGAGCACATTAATGAGATAGATCCTCAGGAAGTTGCCTTGCAGGCCGGAGGTGCCAAGGTGCGCTTTATCACTCCTGAGAAAGCTCAGGCTGTTTTCGGCATCACGCTAACGGATGATTGTGATGAGGCAAAAATGGTAGCGCTGAGTTTTGGCACCTATTCGCTGGAAACCACGCGTCAAAGTTTACAGCGCGGTGAGATTCACTTTACCGAGGTTGGGGGGCGAATCCTTGCGCAGGTCGGGCATGGACTCGGGTTAACGTTAGCCTTTTATGAGAACTGA
- a CDS encoding LysE family translocator produces MHAELLSLFSIAVALAVGAMSPGPSFIFVAKTAIASSRRDGLATALGMGIGCAILVLIAFSGLHTLLVTVPWLYLTLKICGGLYLFYMAIKIFRGASQKLTLGEGGESARIGFKKAFMTGLITQLCNPKTVLVLAGIFAALSPRDIPGYFYWLLPVMGFAIDSLWYTFVAYVLSSAKPQRVYLRYKKSISRISGGVMAALGLRLILTK; encoded by the coding sequence ATGCATGCGGAACTGCTTTCTCTATTTTCCATTGCTGTAGCGCTGGCAGTTGGGGCGATGAGCCCCGGTCCCAGTTTTATTTTTGTGGCAAAAACGGCTATCGCTTCCTCACGTCGCGATGGTCTGGCGACCGCGTTGGGTATGGGGATCGGTTGCGCAATACTGGTTCTAATCGCTTTTTCCGGGCTACATACTTTGCTGGTTACCGTTCCCTGGCTCTATCTCACGCTGAAGATTTGCGGCGGCCTGTACCTTTTTTATATGGCAATCAAGATTTTCCGGGGGGCGAGTCAGAAACTAACGTTGGGAGAAGGGGGGGAATCGGCAAGGATTGGTTTCAAAAAAGCCTTTATGACCGGATTGATTACCCAACTATGTAATCCCAAGACGGTTTTAGTCCTGGCCGGTATTTTTGCTGCATTGTCCCCTCGCGACATCCCCGGCTACTTCTATTGGCTTTTACCGGTAATGGGCTTTGCCATTGATTCACTGTGGTACACCTTTGTGGCCTATGTCTTGTCATCGGCCAAGCCACAGCGTGTTTATTTACGCTATAAGAAAAGTATTAGCCGTATCAGTGGTGGAGTGATGGCGGCGCTTGGGTTAAGGCTGATCCTGACCAAATAA
- a CDS encoding LysR substrate-binding domain-containing protein — MAKRPLTFDAEALRTFVTGIELGSFVLAADRLGRSTSAISAQLKKLEQQAGTALMQKSGRHLALTAQGEILLGYARRLLNLNDEACAAMSASTVAGEIRLGLQEDFGEALLPAILGQFSRIHPKVQISATVTRNGPLLSAIRQNELDLALSWQGEETTPFNQSLGSLPLHWISATDFEITPYLREGTPLPLLVFDAPCIMRTLAIAALDHAGIPWRIAFTSRSLSGIWAAASAGLGMTLRTEMGMPTRLKIIDRPELPEMGNIGIALHQSNSHLSEATGYLHKTICEVFPLAF, encoded by the coding sequence ATGGCAAAACGCCCTCTGACATTTGATGCAGAAGCATTGCGGACTTTTGTAACCGGCATTGAGTTGGGAAGCTTTGTATTGGCCGCCGACCGGTTGGGTCGTTCAACCTCGGCCATCAGCGCGCAGCTTAAAAAGCTGGAACAGCAGGCAGGCACGGCACTGATGCAAAAATCTGGTCGCCATCTGGCATTAACCGCTCAGGGCGAAATTTTGCTGGGATATGCGCGCAGATTATTGAATCTCAATGATGAAGCCTGCGCGGCAATGAGCGCCAGCACCGTTGCCGGCGAAATTCGTTTAGGTTTGCAGGAGGATTTTGGCGAAGCACTGCTACCGGCTATTCTCGGCCAGTTTTCTCGTATCCATCCAAAGGTGCAAATCTCGGCAACCGTGACTCGCAATGGCCCATTGCTTAGTGCTATCAGGCAAAACGAGCTAGATTTAGCCCTGAGTTGGCAGGGGGAAGAAACCACGCCTTTCAACCAATCATTAGGCAGCCTGCCGCTGCATTGGATTAGCGCGACTGATTTCGAAATTACGCCTTATCTGCGAGAAGGAACTCCCTTACCGCTTCTGGTTTTCGATGCGCCTTGTATTATGCGCACTCTCGCCATCGCCGCTCTGGATCATGCAGGCATCCCTTGGCGCATTGCTTTTACCAGCCGTAGCCTCAGTGGAATATGGGCGGCCGCATCTGCAGGATTGGGAATGACTTTGCGTACCGAGATGGGCATGCCAACCAGACTAAAGATCATTGACCGACCTGAACTGCCTGAGATGGGCAATATTGGCATTGCCCTGCATCAGTCAAATAGCCATCTTTCAGAAGCCACCGGTTACCTGCATAAGACCATTTGCGAAGTCTTTCCGCTGGCTTTTTGA